The genomic interval GATTGCCGCGCAAACCTGCTCGACGTCTTCGCCGGGTGCCTGAATCTGGATGAAACGGACGAACTGTATCGAGCCGCGTCTTATGTTCTGTCGCAGAACCTCGTTCACGGCGACGCCCTGAGGATGCGAACCCAAGACGATCAGGCGATTACCTTTGCTGAGTGGGGATACCTGGGCAAGGGCAAATTCCAGCGGCGCGACTTTCGTCTCGACACTTTGACCATGTCGTCAACCTTCAGCGCGGAGGACTCGCTCTTCGCCAGCCTTGGGAAGCATGAGCTTTTCACGCCAACGAAGGAATACCCGCCCGCGACGGTGAGCGATCTGGCAGCCGCCGCGCGCGGGGAAGCCCAGAAGGAGGCCGAATGAGCTCCCAGGCAGGTTTTGCGCTGCGCGGCCGGAACCCGGACGTGCTCACGTGCATCGCCAACCTCTCAAATGACGAAGTCTTCACGCCTCCCGAGTTTGCGAACCGGATGCTGGACACGCTGGCCGACGCGTGGGCGGCCGCCCACAACGGCGCAGACCTCTGGGCAGATAGTTCTGTGCGGTTCCTAGACCCCTGCACGAAGTCGGGCGTCTTCCTTCGTGAAATCACCAGCCGCCTCACCAAGGGCCTGGCCGGCGAGATGCCGGACCTTGAGCGACGCGTCAATCACATCCTGACGACGCAGGTGTTCGGCATTGGTATCACGCACCTCACGAGCCTGCTTGCGCGGCGCAGTCTGTATTGCTCAAAGCACGCGAAAGGTACGCACTCCATTGCCAAGTCGTTTGCCGGCGACGATGGAAACATCTGGTTTGATCGGATGGAGCATACGTGGGTGGATGGCAGGTGCGTATTTTGTGGCGCGAGCCAGAAGGCGCTTGATCGAGGCGAAGGATTTGAGTCGCACGCCTATGCGTTTATTCACACCCGCGACATCAAATTTAGAGTAACAGAGTTGTTCGGAGGCGATATGCAGTTCGATGTGATCATCGGGAATCCGCCGTATCAGTTGGACGATGGCGGTTACGGCACGAGCGCGGCGCCGATATACCAGTTGTTTGTGGAAAAGGCGCTCGACCTCGACCCGCGCTTTGCGGTCTTTGTGACGCCATCGCGCTGGATGGCCGGGGGCAAGGGACTTGACAAGTACCGGGAACGGATGCTTTCTGACAAGCGCCTGCGGGATATTGTAGACTACCCGAAGCTTTATGAGGGTTTTCCGGGTGTGAAGATTCGAGGCGGCATCTCTTACTTCCTATGGGTCCGTGACTATAACGGGCCATGCGCGGTGCAAACTATCTGGGATGGGCTGCCGACCGGCCCCGCCATTGCGCGCTACCTCGATGCATACGACATTCTAGTGCGACGGAATGAGGCAGTGCCAATTTTGGAGAAGGTTAGGGCGAAGGGTGAACCGACCCTAGCCTCGCGTGTTTCCAGCAGAAAGCCGTTTGGTCTTCCCACCAACTTCAAGGGCAAGTCATCCGCATCGGGCTTAAGCAAGCCAGTTCGTCTCTTTGAGAATCAGCGCGTCGGATGGATCGCCAGCGAAAACATCACCATTAATCCCACATGGATTGATGCGTGGAAGGTGCTTATGACAGCGGTCCAGGGCACGAGTGCGGCAGTCGAGAATAAATTTCTAAGCAAACCAATCATTGCAGAGCCTGGAACTGCGTGTACAGAGACATACCTGGTGGCCGGTCGTTTTGATACAGAGGTGGAAGCTCGGAATTACGCACGATATCTCCGAACACGTTTCGTGCGCTTCCTTGTATCACTCCGAAAATCCACACAACACGCCACTCGCGACGTTTATTCTTTTGTGCCGGATTTGTCCCTTGACCAGGAATGGACAGACGCTAAACTCTACAAGCGGTATGGACTTACCAAGGAGGAGATAAATTTCATCGAGTCACAAGTAGCTGAACACGACGATGCAGCGCCCGATGAAACCGTCGCTGATGAAGGCGATAATGAATAAGCCCATCAAAAAAATCCCCGCCCCAAGCCGGAAGCCCGCCCGTGACGCCGCTTGAGAAGTTCTACACGGAAGACCCCGGGTGGCACGAAAAGATCGGCGGCATTCACGCCCTGATCGAGCGTGTCAAGATCAGCGAGGAACATTCCGGTGACGTTCTGCATCTGCGCAAGCGGAGTCGCATTCTCTCGATTCATTCCTCCACCGCCATCGAGGGCAACCGGCTCAACCTGGGCCAGGTGACCGACATAATCAACGGCAAGCCCGTCTGGGGGCCGCCCGAGGACATCAAAGAGGTGCAGAACGCCTGGAATGCCTACAACGAAATGACCGGCTATGACCCCTGGACGGCGGGCGACCTGCTACGGGCCCACGCGCACCTGACCGACGCCCTCATCGGGGAGTCGGGCCGGTTCCGCACGGTCGGCGTGGCCGTCGTGCGCGGCGACGGCGTGGTGATGCACCGCGGCTCCCCGGCGGAACAGGTCCCTGCCCTGGTCGAACAGCTCCTGTACTGGGGGAAGACCGGCGAAGCGCATCCACTCATCAAGAGTTCCGCCGTCCATTACATGCTGGAATACATCCATCCCTTCCGTGACGGCAACGGCAGAATCGGGCGGCTATGGCAGACTCTGATTCTTTCCAAATGGAATCCGCTGTTCGCCTGGATGCCGGTAGAAACCCTTATCCATCACAACCAGGCGCTTTACTATCAAGCGCTGCAGGATTCGCACGCCGGCACTGTGGATTGCCGTCCGTTCATCGACTTCATGCTCGATGCAATCAGCAATTCGTTGTACAGGTATATTGACGCGGCAACGGAAACGGCGCTTGATGTCGGTGAAAATGACGGTGTAAATGTCGGTGTAAATGATCAAATTTTGGAGCTTTTACGGCAAGAACCCCGATTGACGGCCAGGGAATTGGCCACATTGCTCAATAAAACCACTCGCACGATCGAACGCCGTCTCAAGATGCTTCGCGAACAGGGCCGCGTACAACGAGTAGGTTCCGACAAGGCCGGCCACTGGGAAATCATCGAGAGGCCGTCATGAGTAAACAAACCATCGAAGAAATCCTCGCTCCCAAGCCTAAAGCCCGGCCGCGCATCTACGCCTACTCCATTGACGACAAGGCGCACACGGGACTATTAAAGATCGGGCAAACGACGCGCGACGTGAAACAGCGTGTGGCGGAGCAGGTCAGGACGGCCGCCATCAGGAACTACAGTATCGAGCTGGACGAATCGGCAGGGCGTGACGACGGCACCATATTCAGCGATCACCATGTGCGCGCGGCGCTCGTCAAAAAGGGCTTCGAGAACGTCGAGCTGGAGTGGGTTCGCTGTTCGGTCAAGGATGTGAAGACCGTGCTCACCGAACTGCGCACCGGCCGGCAGTATACCGGCATGCATCACGAGACCTTCACCATGCGCCGCGAGCAGGCCGAGGCCGTGAACAAGACGCACGAGTACTTCCACTCCATCTGGAGGGAGGATATGCACGCGGTCCCGCGCTTCCTCTGGAACGCTAAGATGCGCTTTGGCAAGACCTTCACCACCTACCAATTGGCCAAGAAGCTCGGCGCGAAGAGAGTACTCGTGGTGACCTTCAAGCCCGCGGTCGAGGATGCGTGGCAGACGGACCTTGAGTCCCATGTGGACTTCGACGGGTGGCACTACCTGTCCCGCAATTCCGACAGCGATCCCACGAAAGTCTCCACCAGGAAGCCGCTGGTCTATTTCGGTTCCTTTCAGGACCTGCTGGGCCGCGACGAGGCGGGGAATATCAAGCCCAAAAACGAATGGCTCCACAAAGTGAAATGGGACCTCGTGGTCTTCGACGAATACCACTTTGGCGCGTGGCGGGAGACGGCGAAGGAACTCTTCGAGGGCGAGGAGGACGCTGTCGCGGTAAAAGAGACCAGGCTGGAGTACGCCACCGGCCTTGAAGAAGTGAACGAGGATATTGGCGAGCTTTCGGAGAAGGAAACAGAGTTTCTCCCCATCACGACCAAGGCCTACCTCTATCTCTCCGGCACGCCCTTCAAGGCCCTGGCCACGGGCGAGTTCATTGAGGAGCAGATATTCAACTGGACGTACACCGACGAGCAGCGCGCCAGGGAGGAATTCGCGGCGAAGAACCCCAGTGACTGGAATCCCTACGGCGCCCTTCCGCAGATGCGCCTGCTGACCTACCAGATGCCGGATGAGCTCCTGGCGATTGCAAGCGCCGGAGAGTTCGACGAATTCGATCTCAACGCGTTTTTCGAGGCCTCGGGCGCGGGGGCAAAGGCCCAATTCAAACACGAGAGCGACGTTCAGAAGTGGCTGGAGATCATCCGCGGCGGGTACGTGCCCAAGGCGGTCGAACTTCTGAAGACGGGCTCACG from Spirochaetota bacterium carries:
- a CDS encoding SAM-dependent DNA methyltransferase; amino-acid sequence: MNYVKSKQRVADHGEVFTPAWMVEAMLDLVKEETERIDSRFLEPACGSGNFLVRILRRKLTAVELKYGKSEFERRHYALLALMCIYGIELLPDNITDCRANLLDVFAGCLNLDETDELYRAASYVLSQNLVHGDALRMRTQDDQAITFAEWGYLGKGKFQRRDFRLDTLTMSSTFSAEDSLFASLGKHELFTPTKEYPPATVSDLAAAARGEAQKEAE
- a CDS encoding restriction endonuclease, with product MSSQAGFALRGRNPDVLTCIANLSNDEVFTPPEFANRMLDTLADAWAAAHNGADLWADSSVRFLDPCTKSGVFLREITSRLTKGLAGEMPDLERRVNHILTTQVFGIGITHLTSLLARRSLYCSKHAKGTHSIAKSFAGDDGNIWFDRMEHTWVDGRCVFCGASQKALDRGEGFESHAYAFIHTRDIKFRVTELFGGDMQFDVIIGNPPYQLDDGGYGTSAAPIYQLFVEKALDLDPRFAVFVTPSRWMAGGKGLDKYRERMLSDKRLRDIVDYPKLYEGFPGVKIRGGISYFLWVRDYNGPCAVQTIWDGLPTGPAIARYLDAYDILVRRNEAVPILEKVRAKGEPTLASRVSSRKPFGLPTNFKGKSSASGLSKPVRLFENQRVGWIASENITINPTWIDAWKVLMTAVQGTSAAVENKFLSKPIIAEPGTACTETYLVAGRFDTEVEARNYARYLRTRFVRFLVSLRKSTQHATRDVYSFVPDLSLDQEWTDAKLYKRYGLTKEEINFIESQVAEHDDAAPDETVADEGDNE
- a CDS encoding Fic family protein, with protein sequence MTPLEKFYTEDPGWHEKIGGIHALIERVKISEEHSGDVLHLRKRSRILSIHSSTAIEGNRLNLGQVTDIINGKPVWGPPEDIKEVQNAWNAYNEMTGYDPWTAGDLLRAHAHLTDALIGESGRFRTVGVAVVRGDGVVMHRGSPAEQVPALVEQLLYWGKTGEAHPLIKSSAVHYMLEYIHPFRDGNGRIGRLWQTLILSKWNPLFAWMPVETLIHHNQALYYQALQDSHAGTVDCRPFIDFMLDAISNSLYRYIDAATETALDVGENDGVNVGVNDQILELLRQEPRLTARELATLLNKTTRTIERRLKMLREQGRVQRVGSDKAGHWEIIERPS
- a CDS encoding restriction endonuclease, producing the protein MSKQTIEEILAPKPKARPRIYAYSIDDKAHTGLLKIGQTTRDVKQRVAEQVRTAAIRNYSIELDESAGRDDGTIFSDHHVRAALVKKGFENVELEWVRCSVKDVKTVLTELRTGRQYTGMHHETFTMRREQAEAVNKTHEYFHSIWREDMHAVPRFLWNAKMRFGKTFTTYQLAKKLGAKRVLVVTFKPAVEDAWQTDLESHVDFDGWHYLSRNSDSDPTKVSTRKPLVYFGSFQDLLGRDEAGNIKPKNEWLHKVKWDLVVFDEYHFGAWRETAKELFEGEEDAVAVKETRLEYATGLEEVNEDIGELSEKETEFLPITTKAYLYLSGTPFKALATGEFIEEQIFNWTYTDEQRAREEFAAKNPSDWNPYGALPQMRLLTYQMPDELLAIASAGEFDEFDLNAFFEASGAGAKAQFKHESDVQKWLEIIRGGYVPKAVELLKTGSRPPFPYSDVRLLPYLQHSIWFLPNVASCHAMANLLSEKYNTFWHNYKVIVSAGASAGIGLDALPPVRKAIGSGFDTRTITLSCGKLTTGVTVPQWSSILMLRNLKSPETYFQAAFRVQSPWSLKNPHGENPNDEEILKPVCFVFDFAPTRALRQLSEYGIGLSPGEPNPENAVKDLVSFLPVLAYDGANMTQIDAGGILDIAMAGTSATLLARKWESALLVNVDNDTLRRILDNPEAMAAVERIEGWRSLGDNIIETIINMSEKVKKLKNKAKDKDLTATQKKELSEKEKAYKSKRKFVQEKLIKFATRIPAFMYLTDFRENTLQDVITKLEPELFLAVTGLTVKDFHLLVRLKVFNTEQMNQAVFAFRRYEDASLRYTGIESHPGLTHYGLYDTVAARD